A window of the Halobacterium hubeiense genome harbors these coding sequences:
- the ncsA gene encoding tRNA 2-thiolation protein NcsA — MDCTKCDREAVMHAAYSGAHLCERHLFESVERRVRRRIREDDMLPDDATPEDPETWVIGLSGGKDSVVLTDIIEETFAEDPRVELVALTIHEGIEGYRDESLAACEQLTADRDVRHEVVTYADEFDVEMDDVVEDDPMDMAACAYCGVFRRDLLAKYAEAYDADKLLTGHNLDDEAETALMNILEGNVEQVAKHFDASLGPFDERTPKDEMIPRAKPLRDVPEKEVALYAQLRDLPVHMEECPHSSEAFRGEIQDLLLKLEENHPGTRHSIMAGYEELAGLAADQYSDEDADVGECEECGAPTTRDRCRKCALVEAVNAV; from the coding sequence ATGGATTGCACCAAGTGCGACCGCGAGGCCGTGATGCACGCGGCGTACTCCGGCGCGCACCTCTGCGAGCGCCACCTCTTCGAGAGCGTCGAGCGCCGCGTGCGGCGGCGCATCCGCGAGGACGACATGCTACCCGACGACGCGACGCCCGAAGACCCCGAGACGTGGGTCATCGGGCTCTCCGGCGGGAAGGACAGCGTCGTCCTCACGGACATCATCGAGGAGACGTTCGCCGAAGACCCCCGCGTGGAGTTGGTCGCGCTCACCATCCACGAGGGCATCGAGGGCTACCGCGACGAAAGCCTCGCGGCCTGCGAACAGCTCACCGCGGACCGCGACGTCCGCCACGAGGTCGTCACGTACGCCGACGAGTTCGACGTCGAGATGGACGACGTCGTCGAGGACGACCCGATGGACATGGCCGCCTGCGCGTACTGCGGGGTGTTCCGCCGCGACCTCCTCGCGAAGTACGCCGAGGCCTACGACGCGGACAAGCTCCTCACCGGCCACAACCTCGACGACGAGGCCGAGACCGCGCTGATGAACATCCTCGAGGGGAACGTCGAGCAGGTCGCCAAGCACTTCGACGCCAGCCTCGGGCCGTTCGACGAGCGCACGCCCAAAGACGAGATGATTCCGCGCGCGAAGCCGCTCCGGGACGTCCCCGAGAAGGAGGTCGCGCTGTACGCCCAGCTCCGGGACCTCCCGGTCCACATGGAGGAGTGCCCCCACTCCAGCGAGGCGTTCCGCGGCGAGATTCAGGACCTCCTGCTGAAGTTAGAGGAGAACCACCCGGGCACGCGGCACTCGATTATGGCCGGCTACGAGGAGCTCGCCGGGCTCGCTGCCGACCAGTACAGCGACGAGGACGCGGACGTCGGCGAGTGCGAGGAGTGTGGTGCGCCGACGACCCGAGACCGGTGTCGGAAGTGCGCGCTGGTCGAAGCGGTAAACGCAGTCTGA
- the ftsZ gene encoding cell division protein FtsZ translates to MQDIVQDALDNAEAEQREMDASGDGDEFGDPRIVIVGAGGAGNNTVNRLYNIGVEGADTVAINTDKQHLKMIEADTKILVGKSLTNGLGAGGDPSMGERATEMAQGTIKEVLGDADLVFVTAGMGGGTGTGAAPVVSKIAKEQGAIVVGMVSTPFNVERARTVKAEEGLEKLRDEADSIIVLDNNRLLDYVPNLPIGKAFSVMDQIIAETVKGISETITQPSLINLDYADMTAIMNQGGVAVMLVGETQDKNKTNEVVKDAMNHPLLDVDYRGASGGLVHITGGPDLTLKEAEGIADNITERLDASANVIWGARIQENYKGKVRVMAIMTGVQSAQVLGPSTQKQADKSRQELKDVDADAKQRAVDDSGGSTGEFGAHSDGGKEEVEKNNGLDVIR, encoded by the coding sequence ATGCAGGACATCGTTCAGGACGCCCTCGACAACGCCGAAGCCGAGCAACGCGAGATGGACGCCAGCGGCGACGGCGACGAGTTCGGCGACCCGCGAATCGTCATCGTGGGCGCGGGCGGCGCGGGCAACAACACCGTCAACCGGCTGTACAACATCGGCGTCGAGGGCGCCGACACGGTCGCCATCAACACCGACAAGCAGCACCTCAAGATGATCGAGGCCGACACGAAGATTCTCGTCGGGAAGTCCCTGACGAACGGCCTCGGCGCGGGCGGCGACCCCTCGATGGGCGAGCGCGCTACCGAGATGGCACAGGGCACCATCAAGGAGGTGCTCGGCGACGCGGACCTCGTGTTCGTGACCGCCGGGATGGGCGGCGGCACCGGTACAGGCGCCGCGCCCGTCGTCTCCAAAATCGCGAAAGAACAGGGCGCAATCGTCGTCGGCATGGTGTCGACGCCGTTCAACGTCGAGCGCGCCCGCACGGTCAAGGCCGAGGAAGGACTGGAGAAGCTCCGCGACGAGGCGGACTCCATCATCGTCCTCGACAACAACCGGCTGCTCGACTACGTGCCCAACCTCCCCATCGGGAAGGCGTTCTCCGTGATGGACCAGATCATCGCCGAGACCGTCAAGGGCATCAGCGAGACCATCACCCAGCCCAGCCTCATCAACCTCGACTACGCCGACATGACCGCCATCATGAACCAGGGCGGCGTCGCGGTGATGCTGGTGGGCGAGACCCAGGACAAGAACAAGACCAACGAAGTGGTCAAGGACGCGATGAACCACCCGCTGCTGGACGTCGACTACCGCGGCGCGAGCGGCGGCCTCGTCCACATCACGGGTGGCCCGGACCTCACGCTGAAGGAGGCCGAGGGTATCGCGGACAACATCACCGAGCGGCTGGACGCGAGCGCGAACGTCATCTGGGGCGCGCGCATCCAGGAGAACTACAAGGGCAAGGTCCGCGTCATGGCCATCATGACCGGCGTGCAGTCCGCGCAGGTGCTCGGCCCGAGCACGCAGAAGCAGGCCGACAAGTCCCGGCAGGAGCTCAAGGACGTCGACGCCGACGCGAAGCAGCGCGCCGTCGACGACAGCGGTGGCTCGACCGGCGAGTTCGGCGCGCACTCCGACGGCGGGAAAGAAGAGGTCGAGAAGAACAACGGCCTCGACGTCATCCGGTAA
- a CDS encoding ribbon-helix-helix domain-containing protein, producing the protein MERVTLRIPKQQIDEVEQMVERGKFPNRSEAIRSAVREMIDEQTEQTSTNSWAKV; encoded by the coding sequence ATGGAGCGTGTGACACTCCGCATTCCGAAACAGCAGATCGACGAGGTCGAACAGATGGTCGAACGGGGCAAGTTCCCGAATCGCAGCGAGGCGATCCGGTCTGCCGTCCGTGAGATGATAGACGAACAAACCGAGCAGACCAGCACGAACAGCTGGGCGAAGGTGTAA
- a CDS encoding zinc ribbon domain-containing protein, with protein MSKITFRADDDLVDAVDDLDESKSEVMREALRAHLDGASDADDSIDDVVAERVDELVERRLGVRSRERDVNVRITVDTADGLRAEPRRDDQRAPGREPAHGEGGGRAGDRSREQSCAQCGESLSDDHVFCPNCGEKATRRVFCECGDEVRADWSFCPHCGRRTASADALDR; from the coding sequence ATGTCGAAGATTACCTTCCGCGCGGACGACGACCTCGTGGACGCCGTCGACGACCTCGACGAGTCCAAGAGCGAGGTCATGCGCGAGGCGCTGCGCGCGCACCTCGACGGGGCGTCCGACGCGGACGACAGCATCGACGACGTCGTCGCCGAGCGCGTCGACGAACTCGTCGAGCGGCGACTCGGCGTGCGGAGCCGCGAGCGCGACGTAAACGTGCGCATCACGGTTGATACCGCCGACGGGCTGCGCGCGGAGCCGCGCCGCGACGACCAGCGCGCGCCGGGTCGCGAGCCGGCGCACGGCGAAGGCGGTGGACGTGCGGGCGACCGCAGCCGCGAGCAGAGCTGCGCCCAGTGCGGAGAGTCGCTGTCCGACGACCACGTGTTCTGCCCGAACTGCGGCGAGAAGGCGACCCGCCGCGTGTTCTGCGAGTGCGGCGACGAGGTGCGCGCGGACTGGTCGTTCTGTCCGCACTGCGGCCGGCGGACCGCGTCGGCGGACGCGCTCGACCGGTAA
- a CDS encoding sugar porter family MFS transporter gives MGLTDSIETLGGESRFVYVVAAMAALNGLLFGFDTGIISGAILFINDTFSLSPLVEGIVVSGAMAGAAAGAMLGGRLADRIGRRKLILLSAVVFFAGSFLMAVAPNVPVLVAGRLVDGVAIGFASVVGPLYISEIAPPKIRGGLTSLHQLMVTIGILSSYFVNYAFADGGAWRWMLGAGMVPAVVLAVGVLKMPESPRWLFSHGRPDDARRVLERTREGSVDDELAEIEETVERESGTSLRDLLAPWLRPALVVGVGLAVLQQITGINAVMYYAPTILESTGFGSTASILATVGIGAVNVAITVVAISLVDRVGRRPLLLVGTGGMTVTLAGLGVIFYLPGLSGVLGIAATVCLMLYISFFAVGLGPVFWLLISEIYPLSVRGSAEGLATVANWAANLAVSLSFPILTASVGPSATFWLFGVFSAVALVFTYSLVPETKGRTLEAIEADLRENVAGSTGSTPHQPPDVGDD, from the coding sequence ATGGGACTCACAGACTCCATCGAGACCCTCGGAGGGGAATCCCGCTTCGTCTACGTCGTCGCCGCGATGGCGGCGCTCAACGGCCTGCTGTTCGGCTTCGACACGGGCATCATCTCCGGGGCCATCCTGTTCATCAACGACACGTTCAGCCTCTCGCCGCTCGTCGAGGGCATCGTCGTCAGCGGCGCCATGGCGGGCGCCGCCGCCGGCGCGATGCTCGGCGGACGGCTCGCAGACCGAATCGGCCGCCGAAAGCTCATCCTGCTGTCCGCGGTCGTCTTCTTCGCGGGGTCGTTCCTGATGGCGGTCGCGCCCAACGTCCCCGTGCTCGTCGCCGGCCGGCTCGTCGACGGCGTCGCCATCGGCTTCGCCTCCGTCGTCGGCCCGCTGTACATCTCCGAGATCGCGCCGCCGAAGATTCGCGGCGGCCTCACCTCGCTGCACCAGCTGATGGTCACCATCGGCATCCTCTCGTCGTACTTCGTGAACTACGCGTTCGCGGACGGCGGCGCGTGGCGGTGGATGCTCGGCGCCGGCATGGTGCCCGCCGTCGTGCTCGCGGTCGGCGTGCTCAAGATGCCCGAGAGCCCGCGCTGGCTGTTCAGCCACGGGCGCCCCGACGACGCCCGCCGCGTCCTCGAACGCACCCGCGAGGGGAGCGTCGACGACGAACTCGCGGAGATCGAGGAGACCGTCGAACGCGAGTCCGGCACCAGCCTCCGCGACCTCCTCGCGCCGTGGCTCCGACCCGCGCTCGTCGTCGGCGTCGGGCTCGCGGTCCTCCAGCAGATTACGGGCATCAACGCGGTGATGTACTACGCGCCGACGATTCTGGAGTCCACCGGCTTCGGCAGCACGGCGTCCATCCTCGCGACGGTCGGCATCGGCGCCGTCAACGTCGCCATCACGGTCGTCGCCATCAGCCTCGTGGACCGCGTCGGCCGCCGCCCGCTGCTGCTCGTCGGCACCGGCGGCATGACCGTCACGCTCGCCGGGCTCGGCGTGATCTTCTACCTCCCCGGGCTCTCCGGCGTGCTCGGCATCGCGGCGACGGTCTGCCTGATGCTGTACATCTCCTTCTTCGCGGTCGGGCTCGGCCCCGTCTTCTGGCTGCTCATCTCCGAAATCTACCCGCTGTCCGTCCGCGGCTCCGCGGAAGGACTGGCGACGGTCGCCAACTGGGCCGCCAACCTCGCGGTATCGCTGTCGTTCCCGATTCTCACCGCGAGCGTCGGTCCCTCCGCGACGTTCTGGCTGTTCGGCGTCTTCAGCGCCGTCGCGCTCGTGTTCACGTACTCGCTGGTCCCCGAGACGAAGGGCCGCACGCTGGAAGCCATCGAAGCCGACCTCCGCGAGAACGTCGCCGGCTCCACGGGCAGCACGCCCCACCAGCCGCCGGACGTCGGCGACGACTGA
- a CDS encoding nucleotide-binding protein, whose product MVEAFAVASGKGGTGKTTNTLALGMALAEDYDVTVVDADTGMANLLFHAGLADVDVTLHDLLVADTDAAVSDAVYERYGMRVVPCGTGLGDFRAADPARLRDVVAVLAADTDVLLLDSPATLASRSAVLPIVLADRAVLVVQPTIPAISDALKVQEYATSYGTGVAGTLYNKVQGPEAVERVAAKSGRYFEGETLGTVPEAEAVRAARPSASPSRPSTLASQMRDLHSSMSSSSPGRRSGSRTAYLVSKASRPSTRSR is encoded by the coding sequence ATGGTTGAGGCGTTCGCCGTCGCCTCCGGGAAGGGAGGCACCGGGAAGACGACGAACACGCTCGCGCTCGGGATGGCGCTCGCCGAGGACTACGACGTGACGGTCGTGGACGCCGACACCGGGATGGCGAATCTCCTCTTCCACGCCGGACTCGCGGACGTGGACGTGACCCTCCACGACCTCCTCGTCGCGGACACCGACGCCGCGGTCTCGGACGCCGTCTACGAGCGCTACGGGATGCGCGTCGTCCCCTGCGGCACGGGCCTGGGCGACTTCCGCGCGGCGGACCCGGCCCGACTCCGCGACGTCGTCGCCGTCCTCGCCGCCGACACGGACGTCCTCCTCTTGGATTCGCCGGCGACGCTGGCGAGCCGCAGCGCCGTCCTCCCCATCGTCCTCGCGGACCGCGCGGTGCTGGTCGTCCAGCCGACGATTCCCGCCATCTCGGACGCGCTCAAGGTCCAGGAGTACGCGACGTCGTACGGCACGGGCGTCGCGGGCACGCTCTACAACAAGGTCCAGGGCCCCGAGGCGGTCGAGCGCGTCGCCGCGAAGTCCGGCCGGTACTTCGAGGGCGAGACGCTGGGAACCGTCCCCGAGGCCGAGGCGGTCCGGGCCGCGCGCCCCTCGGCGTCGCCGAGCCGGCCTTCGACGTTGGCCTCCCAGATGCGGGACTTGCACTCGTCGATGAGTTCGTCGTCGCCGGGGAGGCGGTCGGGTTCGCGGACCGCGTACTTGGTGTCGAAGGCGTCCCGGCCGAGCACGCGCTCGCGGTAG
- a CDS encoding DUF4129 domain-containing protein: MDRNRRALVVALLCVVAVSLAAATLANPQQPAGGTGFGDGGSDPSGTATQSGDGGDGLDNPTPADGTGPLALQPACVPALASPGVGFALLGLALLLGFVAYRRDGIVPAVIVVFVTSTVLFPAWLLVSACGDFGTDSPTDSGLIPELPSGPSAGGQAGSGGGSELLFSPPTVLLGLLAVAVLLGFVAFRATGDDEPPEREPVPEPASESDDETLGALGSVAGDAADRIAADADVENEVYRAWREMTDHLDVANPETSTPAEFATAASDAGMAREHVDELTRLFRSVRYGGAEATEDREQRALAALRAIEASYGGDE; this comes from the coding sequence GTGGACCGTAATCGACGCGCCCTCGTCGTCGCCCTCCTCTGCGTGGTCGCGGTGTCGTTGGCGGCCGCGACGCTCGCGAACCCCCAACAGCCCGCCGGTGGCACCGGGTTCGGCGACGGCGGCTCGGACCCCAGCGGCACCGCCACGCAGTCCGGGGACGGCGGCGACGGACTCGACAATCCGACGCCGGCCGACGGTACGGGGCCGCTCGCCCTCCAGCCAGCCTGTGTCCCCGCGCTCGCGTCGCCGGGCGTCGGTTTCGCGCTCCTCGGGTTGGCGCTGTTGCTCGGCTTCGTCGCGTACCGCCGCGACGGCATCGTGCCCGCGGTCATCGTCGTGTTCGTCACGTCTACGGTGCTGTTCCCGGCGTGGTTGCTGGTCAGCGCCTGTGGCGACTTCGGGACCGACTCGCCCACCGACAGCGGTCTCATCCCCGAACTCCCGTCCGGGCCGTCCGCCGGCGGCCAAGCCGGTAGCGGGGGCGGCAGCGAACTGCTGTTCTCGCCGCCGACCGTGCTGCTCGGCCTGCTCGCGGTCGCCGTGCTGCTCGGCTTCGTCGCGTTCCGCGCGACCGGCGACGACGAACCGCCCGAGCGCGAGCCCGTCCCCGAGCCGGCGTCCGAATCCGACGACGAGACGCTCGGTGCGCTCGGCAGCGTCGCCGGCGACGCCGCCGACCGCATCGCCGCCGACGCCGACGTCGAGAACGAGGTGTACCGCGCGTGGCGGGAGATGACCGATCACCTCGACGTCGCCAACCCCGAGACAAGCACGCCCGCGGAGTTCGCGACTGCCGCCAGTGACGCCGGGATGGCTCGCGAGCACGTCGACGAGCTCACCCGCCTCTTCCGGTCGGTCCGGTACGGCGGCGCCGAGGCGACCGAGGACCGCGAGCAGCGCGCGCTGGCGGCGCTACGCGCCATCGAGGCCTCCTACGGGGGTGACGAGTAG
- a CDS encoding DUF7269 family protein, producing MLRRVLLALGVAFTALGVAVAAAPSIATTLRLPDVPRLVVAVLAVVFALATHAARKAVDFRDPDEAAVRASGLEDRYEPPRPGAEIDAELALGPRDGPSSADSRVRERLRLLAVRVLSDAEGWSEDEAHRRLDDGTWTDDRTAAALFSEDVDPAARHLVASFAGIESTREREVRHALAELQRRSGAGVGGD from the coding sequence GTGCTGCGCCGCGTCCTGCTCGCGCTCGGGGTCGCGTTCACCGCGCTCGGGGTCGCGGTCGCGGCCGCGCCCTCGATTGCGACGACGTTGCGACTGCCCGACGTGCCCCGGCTCGTCGTCGCCGTGCTCGCGGTCGTGTTCGCGCTCGCCACTCACGCCGCACGGAAGGCGGTGGACTTCCGCGACCCCGACGAGGCGGCCGTGCGCGCGTCCGGCCTCGAAGACCGCTACGAGCCGCCGCGGCCCGGCGCCGAAATCGACGCGGAACTCGCGCTCGGCCCGCGGGACGGACCATCGAGCGCCGACTCCCGCGTCCGCGAGCGGTTGCGCCTGCTGGCGGTGCGCGTGCTCTCCGACGCCGAGGGGTGGTCCGAGGACGAGGCCCACCGCCGCCTCGACGACGGGACGTGGACCGACGACCGCACCGCCGCCGCGCTGTTCTCCGAGGACGTCGACCCGGCTGCGCGCCACCTCGTCGCCTCGTTCGCGGGCATCGAGTCCACCCGCGAGCGCGAAGTCAGGCACGCGCTCGCCGAACTACAGCGCCGCTCGGGCGCCGGCGTCGGAGGTGACTGA
- a CDS encoding DUF58 domain-containing protein: MTDVGATTAETADASPDADGAPDGDSETEVATALADVTTRETNRWRGVTALSLLAAAVGTASGSPTALLIAVLGVAYAAYGALFAAPSPSLAVERTVHADDPEPGDEVEVTLSVTNDGAFRPDLRVVDDVPAGVEVVDGSPRLATALRAGKTATLRYTVEMRRGEHDFDAVQVRARDLSGARESEATVHTASTVASVPPLPELSSFPLREQTVQRVGRVPTSQGGSGVEFHASREYRSGDPLSRVDWKRLARTGDLSTVQYREERAATVVAVVDGRDAAHVADADGENAVEYGVEAAGAVSSALLDAGNRVGVAAFGPHWEWLAPGSGRDHRARLRDALARGRGFAAREPDRRFLGALVFRRLRKHLPADAQVVFCSPLADDDAAEYVRRLEAGGNPVTVVSPDVTGSETLGQQVARVERATRIRSLRRAGVRVVDWPADESLPVAVATATRGWSQ; this comes from the coding sequence GTGACTGACGTGGGCGCGACCACCGCGGAGACCGCCGACGCCTCGCCCGACGCGGACGGCGCGCCCGACGGCGATTCCGAGACGGAGGTGGCCACGGCGCTCGCGGACGTGACGACGCGGGAGACGAACCGCTGGCGCGGCGTCACCGCGCTCTCGCTGCTCGCGGCCGCGGTCGGCACCGCGTCGGGGTCGCCCACCGCGCTCCTGATCGCGGTGCTCGGCGTCGCGTACGCCGCCTACGGCGCGCTGTTCGCGGCGCCGTCGCCGTCGCTTGCCGTCGAGCGCACGGTGCACGCCGACGACCCCGAGCCCGGCGACGAGGTCGAAGTGACGCTCTCCGTGACGAACGACGGCGCGTTCCGCCCCGACCTCCGCGTCGTCGACGACGTGCCCGCGGGCGTCGAAGTGGTCGACGGTTCGCCCCGGCTCGCGACCGCGCTCCGCGCGGGGAAGACGGCGACGTTGCGGTACACCGTCGAGATGCGCCGCGGCGAACACGACTTCGACGCGGTGCAGGTCAGGGCGCGCGACCTCAGCGGCGCCCGCGAGAGCGAAGCCACGGTCCACACGGCGTCGACGGTCGCGTCGGTCCCGCCGCTCCCCGAGCTGTCGTCGTTCCCGCTGCGCGAGCAGACCGTCCAGCGCGTCGGCCGCGTCCCCACCTCGCAGGGCGGGTCCGGCGTGGAGTTCCACGCGAGCCGCGAGTACCGGTCCGGGGACCCGCTCTCGCGCGTGGACTGGAAGCGGCTCGCGCGCACCGGCGACCTCTCGACGGTGCAGTACCGCGAGGAGCGCGCCGCCACCGTCGTCGCCGTCGTGGACGGCCGCGACGCCGCACACGTCGCCGACGCGGACGGCGAGAACGCCGTCGAGTACGGCGTCGAAGCCGCGGGCGCGGTCTCGTCGGCGTTGCTGGACGCGGGGAATCGCGTCGGCGTCGCCGCGTTCGGCCCGCACTGGGAGTGGCTCGCGCCCGGCTCCGGCCGCGACCACCGCGCCCGGCTCCGAGACGCGCTCGCCCGCGGCCGGGGGTTCGCCGCGCGCGAACCCGACCGCCGGTTCCTCGGCGCGCTCGTATTCCGCCGGCTCCGCAAGCACCTCCCGGCGGACGCGCAGGTCGTGTTCTGCTCGCCGCTCGCGGACGACGACGCCGCCGAGTACGTCCGCCGCCTCGAAGCCGGCGGCAACCCGGTGACGGTGGTGTCGCCGGACGTGACGGGTTCGGAGACGCTCGGCCAGCAGGTCGCGCGCGTCGAGCGCGCCACCCGGATTCGGTCGCTGCGGCGCGCGGGCGTCCGCGTCGTCGACTGGCCGGCCGACGAGTCGCTCCCGGTCGCCGTCGCCACCGCCACCCGGGGGTGGTCACAGTGA
- a CDS encoding DUF7519 family protein, protein MSEFDARPPSLAVVPATVAAALVVLPVAAGSTVGLVFAGPGAAAVVYGARDAARRYVTLGGALAFVGVAVAAATGLPTALALIAGVAALVAYDTGEHAVSLGVDVGADAPVAQSVAVHTAGSVAVASLAAGVGFGIYQFGPASLPVTGLVALLFAAVFLAYALGD, encoded by the coding sequence GTGAGCGAGTTCGACGCGCGCCCGCCGTCGCTGGCGGTCGTCCCCGCGACCGTCGCCGCCGCGCTCGTCGTGCTCCCGGTCGCGGCGGGCTCGACTGTCGGCCTGGTGTTCGCCGGGCCGGGCGCCGCGGCCGTCGTCTACGGCGCCCGCGACGCCGCCCGACGGTACGTCACGCTCGGCGGCGCGCTCGCGTTCGTCGGCGTCGCCGTCGCCGCTGCCACTGGCCTCCCGACCGCGCTCGCGCTCATCGCGGGCGTCGCCGCGCTCGTCGCCTACGACACCGGCGAGCACGCCGTGTCGCTCGGGGTCGACGTCGGCGCGGACGCGCCGGTCGCGCAGTCCGTCGCCGTCCACACCGCGGGCAGCGTCGCGGTCGCGTCGCTGGCCGCCGGCGTCGGGTTCGGCATCTACCAGTTCGGCCCCGCGAGCCTCCCCGTGACCGGGCTGGTCGCATTGCTGTTCGCGGCCGTCTTCCTCGCCTACGCGCTCGGCGACTGA
- a CDS encoding AAA family ATPase — MDVTAASEECDAVLSEVERAVVTDRDFLETVLVGFLADGHVLLEDVPGTGKTLTARSVATALGLEFSRVQFTPDLLPADVLGTHVFNEKSREFEFQPGPVFANVLLADEINRAPPKTQAALLEAMEEGQATIDGETMELPEPFFVIATQNPVEQEGTFPLPEAQMDRFVAKAGIGYPDEAGELELLRRRAGRSSRSPSVEPVLDAERVQAVRAVAEDVRMDDDLLQYVVAVARETREDRRVEVGVSPRGTQRLFETARARAVLRGREYVVPEDVKRLAPNVLAHRLVLTPDAAVENTDKREVVADVLDSVPVPTAEGQSPSA, encoded by the coding sequence ATGGACGTCACCGCTGCGAGCGAGGAGTGCGACGCCGTCCTGAGCGAAGTCGAGCGCGCGGTCGTGACCGACCGCGATTTCCTCGAAACGGTCCTCGTCGGGTTCTTGGCCGACGGCCACGTCCTCCTCGAAGACGTGCCGGGCACCGGGAAGACGCTGACCGCGCGCAGCGTCGCGACCGCGCTCGGCCTCGAGTTCAGCCGCGTGCAGTTCACGCCGGACCTGCTGCCGGCGGACGTGCTGGGGACGCACGTGTTCAACGAGAAGTCCCGGGAGTTCGAGTTCCAGCCCGGGCCGGTGTTCGCGAACGTGCTACTGGCGGACGAAATCAACCGCGCGCCGCCGAAGACGCAGGCCGCGCTCCTCGAAGCGATGGAGGAGGGGCAGGCGACCATCGACGGGGAGACGATGGAGCTGCCGGAGCCCTTTTTCGTCATCGCGACGCAGAACCCGGTCGAGCAGGAGGGAACGTTCCCGCTCCCGGAGGCCCAGATGGACCGGTTCGTCGCGAAGGCGGGCATCGGCTACCCGGACGAGGCCGGCGAACTGGAACTCCTCCGACGGCGCGCGGGGCGGTCCTCGCGGAGTCCGAGCGTGGAACCGGTCCTCGACGCCGAGCGCGTGCAGGCGGTGCGCGCGGTCGCCGAGGACGTGCGCATGGACGACGACCTCCTCCAGTACGTCGTCGCAGTGGCGCGAGAGACGCGCGAAGACCGCCGCGTCGAAGTGGGCGTGAGCCCGCGCGGCACCCAGCGGCTCTTCGAGACGGCGCGAGCGCGCGCCGTGCTCCGCGGCCGCGAGTACGTCGTCCCGGAGGACGTCAAGCGGCTGGCGCCGAACGTGCTCGCGCACCGGCTCGTGTTGACGCCGGACGCCGCGGTCGAGAACACGGACAAGCGCGAGGTCGTCGCCGACGTGCTCGACTCGGTGCCGGTGCCGACCGCGGAGGGTCAGTCGCCGAGCGCGTAG